In Pedobacter africanus, a single window of DNA contains:
- a CDS encoding VOC family protein, protein MKKVTGLGGVFFKCENPQAMNDWYAKNLGMATSEYGTMFEWRQADDPSKKGSTIWSTFPKDTKYFDPSAKPFMINYRVENIAALVEELKRDNVTIIDKIVEYEYGKFVHVLDPEGNVIELWEPADEPE, encoded by the coding sequence ATGAAAAAAGTAACCGGACTTGGCGGCGTATTTTTTAAATGCGAGAATCCGCAGGCAATGAACGATTGGTATGCCAAAAACCTTGGGATGGCCACCAGTGAATATGGAACAATGTTTGAATGGCGACAAGCCGATGATCCATCAAAAAAAGGCTCGACCATTTGGTCTACATTTCCGAAGGATACCAAGTATTTTGATCCTTCTGCCAAACCCTTTATGATTAATTACCGCGTAGAAAATATTGCTGCCCTGGTAGAGGAATTGAAAAGGGACAACGTGACCATTATTGATAAGATTGTGGAATATGAATATGGGAAATTTGTTCATGTACTCGATCCTGAAGGAAATGTCATTGAACTTTGGGAGCCTGCAGACGAACCGGAATAG
- a CDS encoding NAD-dependent epimerase/dehydratase family protein has protein sequence MVPIKIIITGTTGMVGEGVLLECLSSPEIEAVLSVSRKPSGVKHPKLKEYIVADFLGLQTEDPELRGYDACFFCAGISSIGMSEADYTRITYDTTLHFAKVVSGLNPKMTFIYVSGASTDSTEKGRVMWARVKGRTENDLQKLPFGNVHNFRPGMMKAVPGQQHLLKLYKYFAWMYPIVKTLFPNSASTLRQVAQAMIICATTDIRKPILEVSDINSMKK, from the coding sequence ATGGTACCAATCAAAATCATCATTACAGGAACCACCGGTATGGTTGGCGAGGGTGTCTTGCTGGAATGCCTTTCAAGCCCGGAAATTGAAGCAGTACTTAGCGTAAGCCGCAAACCTTCAGGGGTTAAACACCCAAAACTGAAAGAATATATTGTGGCCGATTTTCTGGGCTTGCAAACAGAAGATCCTGAACTCAGGGGTTACGATGCTTGTTTCTTTTGCGCGGGTATCAGCAGTATCGGAATGTCTGAAGCTGATTATACCCGGATCACCTACGATACTACGCTACATTTTGCAAAGGTAGTATCCGGATTAAATCCAAAGATGACTTTTATATATGTAAGCGGAGCAAGTACAGACAGTACAGAAAAAGGCAGGGTAATGTGGGCACGTGTAAAAGGCCGTACTGAAAATGACCTTCAAAAGCTGCCTTTCGGGAATGTCCATAATTTCCGGCCGGGCATGATGAAAGCTGTTCCCGGGCAGCAGCACCTGTTAAAACTCTACAAATATTTTGCATGGATGTACCCCATTGTAAAGACCCTGTTCCCCAATTCGGCAAGTACGCTCCGACAGGTTGCTCAGGCAATGATCATTTGCGCAACTACAGACATTAGAAAACCCATTCTGGAAGTGAGTGACATCAACTCCATGAAAAAATAA
- a CDS encoding NAD(P)-dependent alcohol dehydrogenase, translating to MIQTKGYAAQSPETDLAPWNFERRDVGAHDVQLEILYCGVCHSDLHQIKNDWFPGVFPMVPGHEIVGRVIKVGAHVKNFKTGELAGVGCMVDSCQVCENCNEGLEQYCLEGNTQTYNNLDRSGVPTYGGYSNTIVVREEFVLHVSDKLPLAATAPLLCAGITTYSPLRHWKVGKGHKLAVLGLGGLGHMGVKFGVAFGAEVTVLSTSPSKEAAAKALGAHHFVVTSDPAQLKAVRGSFDFILDTVSAEHDMNLYLSLLRTNGTHICVGVPSVPYAIHPFALLGGRKSVAGSGIGGIKETQEMLDFCAEHQIVSDIELIDIKDITAAYDRMLKGDVRYRFVIDMATL from the coding sequence ATGATACAAACAAAAGGATATGCAGCCCAAAGCCCGGAAACTGATCTGGCTCCCTGGAATTTTGAACGCAGGGATGTTGGTGCGCACGATGTTCAACTGGAAATATTATACTGTGGCGTTTGCCACTCAGATTTGCACCAGATTAAAAATGACTGGTTCCCAGGTGTCTTCCCGATGGTTCCGGGCCACGAAATTGTAGGCCGGGTAATAAAGGTAGGTGCACATGTGAAAAATTTCAAGACCGGTGAGCTTGCAGGTGTGGGTTGTATGGTAGACTCCTGCCAGGTTTGCGAAAATTGTAATGAAGGCCTGGAGCAATATTGCCTGGAAGGAAATACACAAACCTACAATAACCTGGACAGGAGTGGGGTGCCTACCTACGGCGGTTATTCCAACACCATCGTGGTGCGCGAGGAATTTGTATTGCACGTATCCGACAAACTCCCACTGGCTGCTACAGCGCCATTGCTTTGTGCTGGCATTACCACTTATTCGCCATTAAGGCATTGGAAAGTAGGAAAGGGACACAAACTGGCCGTTTTAGGTCTTGGTGGCCTTGGCCACATGGGTGTTAAATTTGGCGTGGCTTTTGGCGCCGAAGTAACGGTATTGAGCACATCCCCTTCAAAAGAAGCTGCTGCAAAGGCTTTAGGGGCGCATCATTTTGTAGTGACTTCTGATCCGGCACAACTCAAAGCCGTAAGGGGTAGTTTCGATTTCATTCTGGATACAGTTTCGGCCGAGCATGACATGAACCTTTACTTGTCGCTGTTGAGAACCAATGGTACGCACATCTGTGTAGGTGTTCCTTCGGTTCCTTATGCCATTCATCCCTTTGCTTTACTTGGGGGCAGGAAAAGTGTTGCCGGATCGGGTATAGGCGGCATTAAAGAAACTCAGGAAATGCTCGATTTTTGCGCAGAACATCAGATCGTTTCAGACATAGAACTCATCGACATTAAGGACATTACCGCGGCTTACGACCGTATGTTGAAAGGGGATGTAAGGTATCGCTTTGTTATTGATATGGCAACCTTATAG
- a CDS encoding DUF6965 family protein, with protein sequence MTPEQVEDLANRLHGLQLPEAPFELYPGTTIIDIERFIATQLTALRHAPEARTSQPAAWRLERFLELVEAAQ encoded by the coding sequence ATGACACCTGAACAAGTAGAAGATCTGGCCAACAGGCTCCATGGCTTACAATTACCTGAAGCTCCTTTTGAACTTTATCCAGGTACGACTATCATAGATATAGAGCGGTTTATAGCTACACAGCTAACGGCCCTGAGGCATGCTCCTGAAGCCAGAACCTCCCAACCTGCTGCCTGGCGATTGGAGAGATTTTTAGAACTGGTAGAAGCTGCTCAATAG
- a CDS encoding aminotransferase-like domain-containing protein, whose protein sequence is MAKEILYRKIASAVEQQIVAQTLKTGDKLPSIRTVQKIYDVSLNTVKQAFLELEGKSLIESRPKSGYYVSKSTGRRLLLPETSKPVLKDKGNHPEDLIIRVFDTMKDKTITQFSLGVPDQSLLPIPKLNKGVLKVIHSMDDSGTGYEPIQGNLNLRRNISRWSFTWGGKLGEQDIVTTSGAMNAIYNCFIAVTKPGDTIALESPVYFGILQIATELGLKIIELPTNPVTGIEIDALKKVLPRIKACCLISNFNNPLGSCMPDEHKKEVVKMLTNYTIPLIEDDLYGDIFFGKKRPAPCKLYDEAGIVMWCGSFSKSLAPGYRVGWVAPGRYKDKIIRQKLLHTISTPPLYQEVIADFMEYGRYDHHLRTLRQKLYTNCLQYQRAIEDYFPENTKITQPQGGFVLWLELEKKIDTAKLFDLAIAQKISFAPGRMFTQHDQFHNCLRLNFALKWDNELDFHLKRLGSMVKLFV, encoded by the coding sequence ATGGCAAAAGAAATACTGTACCGGAAAATTGCAAGCGCGGTGGAGCAGCAAATTGTCGCACAAACCCTTAAAACCGGGGATAAGCTTCCTTCTATCCGCACTGTACAAAAAATATACGATGTAAGCCTGAATACCGTAAAGCAGGCATTCCTGGAACTGGAAGGTAAATCGCTGATTGAATCCAGGCCTAAATCCGGATATTATGTCAGTAAGTCTACAGGAAGAAGGCTTTTGCTGCCGGAGACCAGTAAGCCAGTTTTGAAAGACAAGGGAAATCATCCCGAAGACCTTATCATCAGGGTTTTCGATACCATGAAGGACAAGACCATTACCCAGTTTTCACTAGGTGTTCCAGACCAGAGCCTGTTACCTATCCCCAAGCTGAATAAAGGGGTACTTAAAGTTATCCATAGTATGGACGACAGCGGAACGGGTTATGAACCTATACAAGGGAACCTCAACCTCAGAAGAAATATTTCAAGATGGTCGTTTACCTGGGGAGGTAAACTCGGCGAGCAGGACATCGTCACAACTTCCGGAGCCATGAATGCAATCTATAATTGTTTTATTGCAGTAACCAAGCCTGGCGATACCATTGCACTGGAAAGCCCGGTTTACTTTGGGATACTGCAAATAGCGACAGAACTGGGCCTCAAAATTATTGAGCTTCCAACTAACCCGGTAACGGGAATAGAAATTGACGCATTAAAAAAAGTTCTGCCCCGTATTAAGGCCTGCTGCCTGATCAGCAACTTTAACAACCCTCTTGGCAGCTGCATGCCGGATGAGCATAAAAAGGAAGTGGTAAAAATGCTTACCAATTACACTATCCCACTGATCGAGGACGATCTGTATGGAGATATCTTTTTTGGTAAAAAACGTCCAGCTCCCTGTAAATTATATGACGAAGCGGGTATCGTGATGTGGTGCGGTTCATTCTCCAAATCATTGGCCCCTGGTTATCGTGTGGGCTGGGTAGCACCGGGCAGGTATAAAGACAAAATCATCAGGCAAAAATTGTTGCACACAATATCAACGCCGCCACTATACCAGGAGGTGATTGCCGACTTTATGGAGTACGGGCGCTACGATCATCACCTGCGCACCCTAAGGCAAAAGCTGTATACCAACTGCCTGCAATACCAGAGGGCAATTGAAGACTATTTTCCTGAAAACACCAAAATCACGCAGCCCCAGGGCGGTTTTGTATTGTGGCTGGAATTGGAAAAGAAAATAGACACGGCGAAACTATTCGACCTGGCAATAGCACAGAAAATAAGCTTTGCACCGGGCAGGATGTTTACACAGCACGACCAGTTTCACAATTGCCTGCGTTTAAATTTTGCTTTAAAATGGGACAATGAATTGGATTTTCATTTAAAACGTTTAGGCAGTATGGTTAAGCTTTTTGTATAA
- a CDS encoding RNA polymerase sigma factor, which produces MSTTPSDVICGQADHFTSIFNAYWKKLYAIAYRRLRDEDLAKDIVQDVFVYFWKERHKIEINGSLEAYLRRSVQYQIIAHFRKHTIHSRALGFLLEKMNEVEINIRDILTEQDFANTVNSEVKEMPQTMKEIFNLRFKDHSVQEISENLGLAEKTVRNNISMGLVRIRKAISRDFPEDFSAICLALYLMLGAK; this is translated from the coding sequence ATGAGTACCACACCTTCTGATGTAATTTGCGGACAAGCTGATCATTTTACAAGCATTTTTAACGCCTACTGGAAAAAGCTGTATGCAATTGCCTACAGACGCTTACGGGATGAAGACCTTGCAAAAGATATTGTGCAGGATGTGTTTGTTTATTTCTGGAAGGAAAGGCACAAAATTGAAATAAATGGTTCTTTGGAAGCCTATTTAAGAAGGTCAGTTCAATATCAGATCATCGCCCATTTTAGAAAACATACCATTCATTCCAGGGCCCTGGGCTTTTTGCTGGAGAAGATGAACGAAGTGGAAATCAATATCCGCGATATTTTAACGGAACAGGATTTTGCCAATACCGTTAATTCAGAGGTTAAAGAGATGCCCCAAACCATGAAGGAAATCTTCAACCTGCGCTTTAAAGATCATTCTGTACAGGAAATTTCCGAAAACCTGGGGCTGGCCGAAAAAACGGTCAGAAATAACATTTCTATGGGTCTGGTCCGCATCAGGAAAGCCATTTCCAGGGATTTTCCGGAAGACTTTTCTGCAATCTGCCTTGCGCTTTACCTCATGCTGGGGGCAAAATAG
- a CDS encoding FecR family protein, which produces MKASQFKKLLTAYLKNKLNKTDKNLVQNWYDAFGESEAGVPGLGNQREEQLLRDDLLNRIQVQLNQPEKPVYRLISFRNIAASIVLVAGAGFATWFFIAKSAQEPKTAVNQFQVITTISGQMKKLILPDSSVVHLNANSRIRVPHRFSLKDRQFYLEEGEAFFEVTKDKTRPFIIHSGQLNVRVLGTSFNVRSYRRLSDIKVAVTTGKVRVSGNGLIYGTLIPGQQLTYHKANKAVQLSEVRPSDNQAWINGKVYLEKAGFEELALTMNNMYGVSLKNETVNKVKYQYNLTLRSDRSLEETMRLICAINGHHYKKSGKEILIY; this is translated from the coding sequence ATGAAGGCAAGCCAATTTAAAAAACTGCTTACTGCTTATTTGAAGAATAAGCTAAACAAGACAGACAAAAACCTAGTCCAGAATTGGTACGATGCTTTTGGCGAATCGGAAGCAGGAGTACCAGGCTTAGGAAACCAGCGTGAAGAACAGCTGCTGAGGGATGATTTACTGAACCGTATACAAGTTCAGTTGAACCAGCCGGAAAAGCCTGTATACCGGTTAATCTCCTTCAGAAATATTGCTGCCTCAATTGTGCTGGTTGCCGGAGCCGGGTTTGCCACCTGGTTTTTTATAGCCAAATCAGCTCAGGAGCCTAAAACAGCTGTAAATCAATTTCAGGTCATCACCACAATTTCAGGACAAATGAAAAAACTGATCCTTCCAGATAGTTCGGTTGTGCATTTGAATGCCAATTCGAGAATCAGGGTTCCGCATCGTTTTTCACTAAAAGACAGACAGTTTTATCTGGAAGAAGGTGAAGCCTTTTTTGAGGTCACAAAAGACAAAACCAGGCCTTTTATTATCCATAGCGGACAGCTGAATGTGAGGGTGCTGGGTACTTCATTTAATGTCCGTTCTTACAGGCGGCTTTCAGATATAAAAGTAGCGGTTACAACTGGCAAAGTACGTGTTAGTGGCAACGGATTGATTTACGGAACATTAATTCCCGGCCAGCAGCTTACTTACCATAAGGCGAACAAGGCGGTACAGCTCTCGGAAGTCCGCCCCTCAGATAACCAGGCCTGGATTAATGGAAAGGTTTATCTGGAAAAGGCAGGATTTGAAGAACTCGCTTTAACCATGAATAACATGTATGGGGTAAGTTTAAAAAATGAAACCGTCAATAAGGTAAAATATCAATACAATTTAACGCTACGGTCGGATCGTTCTCTTGAGGAAACCATGAGGCTGATCTGCGCCATCAATGGTCATCATTACAAGAAATCAGGTAAGGAAATACTGATCTATTGA